Genomic segment of Ralstonia pickettii:
GCAATGACGGCGTATCGACGCGCAGCCCTTCAAGAATGGCGATCGTGCCGCGCGCGTGCGACTCCAGCGGCTCGCCGGTCAGCGTGACGCTGTCTGCGGCATTGGCCGCGAGGTATTCGATCGCCCGAGCGACCTGCTCTGCCGTCGATCCGGACCCCTCGGCCGGCCGTTCGGTCTTGTTCTCCATGATGCGTCCTGCTGGCGTCTCGCCTGTTGTGTGACGGACTCAGCTTTTCTGCGCGGCCGTCACGACGATTTCGATGCGGTACTTCGGATTGGCCAGCGCGGCTTCAACGGTGGCGCGCGGCGGCGAGTTCTTGGAATCGGCGGCAACCCACTGGTCCCACACCTTGTTCATCTCGCCAATCTCGCTGATATCTTTCAGGAAGATCTGGCACATCAGGATGCGCGTCTTGTCGCTGCCATTGGCGGCCAGCACGCGATCTATGATGGCGAGCACTTCCGCCGTCTGCTCGGCAATGCCGGCGTCGAGCGTGGTCTCCGGCACCTGGCCGGCCACGTACACGACACCGTTGTAGACGGCTGCGTCGGAATAGCGATGTTCGACGTTGTAACGCTTCAGTTCAGTGCTCATCTTGCGAATCGAATGGGGTCGGACAAACGGTCATTGACCGAGGAAGAACTTGCGGGCGATCGCCACCTGATCCGACTGGATGAAGGTCGGCGCATGGCCTACGTCGGGAATTTCCACCGTGTTCACGTGTTGGCCGCGTTGCATCATGGCCTCGACGGTCTCGCGCGTCAGCAAATCGGAATGCGCGCCGCGTACCACCAGCACCTCGCCGGGAATCGCCTCGAACAGTTTCCACAGCGTGGCCTCGCCGGCCGCGACCATTTTGGGCGTGGTGTTCTTGAAGGGCTCCGCCAGCCGCGGATCGTAATGCAGGATCCACTCGCCGCCCTGGGGCTTCAGGATCGCGGTATTCAGCTCCCGCCATTGCTCCGGCGTGTGCGGGCCGAATGAAGCGCTGATCGTCTTGAGGTATGCCAGCCCTTCATCAAACGTCTTGAAGCGAACGTTCAACCCGAGGTAAGCGCCGATGCGCGTCAACGACGATTCCGTCACGCGCGGGCCCACATCGTTGAGCAACAGCTTGCGGATCGGCGATTTCGGCAAGCCCGCTAAGCCAATGCCGATCAGGCCGCCCATCGAGGTTCCAAACCAGTCGACGGACTCGGCATTCAGCCGCGCGAGCAGTGTGACCATGTCGGACGCGTACTGAGACAGCACATAGCCCTTCGGGTCGGCCAGCCAATCAGAGCGCCCCCGGCCCACCACATCGGGGCAGATGACGCGATAGTCGTTGCACAGCGCCTGTGCCAGCACGTCGAAATCACGCCCCGTGCGCGAGAGGCCATGCACGCAAACCAGCACGCGCGGATTCTGCGCGTCGCCCCACTCGTG
This window contains:
- a CDS encoding RidA family protein codes for the protein MSTELKRYNVEHRYSDAAVYNGVVYVAGQVPETTLDAGIAEQTAEVLAIIDRVLAANGSDKTRILMCQIFLKDISEIGEMNKVWDQWVAADSKNSPPRATVEAALANPKYRIEIVVTAAQKS
- a CDS encoding alpha/beta fold hydrolase, which gives rise to MPVSPRLAFVQCLSPSGLHRMAYHEWGDAQNPRVLVCVHGLSRTGRDFDVLAQALCNDYRVICPDVVGRGRSDWLADPKGYVLSQYASDMVTLLARLNAESVDWFGTSMGGLIGIGLAGLPKSPIRKLLLNDVGPRVTESSLTRIGAYLGLNVRFKTFDEGLAYLKTISASFGPHTPEQWRELNTAILKPQGGEWILHYDPRLAEPFKNTTPKMVAAGEATLWKLFEAIPGEVLVVRGAHSDLLTRETVEAMMQRGQHVNTVEIPDVGHAPTFIQSDQVAIARKFFLGQ